The following proteins are co-located in the Pyrococcus abyssi GE5 genome:
- a CDS encoding ArsR/SmtB family transcription factor, whose product MVEVCKVYEEHLDKIIEAKSRLPEDEKILEVSDFFDALGNPTRLKILFALMEAGELCTCDLSAITKLSVSAISHQLRILKDRKIVTYRKDGKNVFYRLDDEHIREILRTALNHLSEVR is encoded by the coding sequence ATGGTTGAAGTTTGCAAGGTATATGAAGAACATCTTGACAAGATTATTGAGGCAAAGTCGAGACTTCCTGAAGATGAGAAAATACTTGAAGTTTCTGATTTCTTTGATGCCTTAGGGAATCCAACGAGACTTAAAATCTTATTCGCCCTCATGGAAGCCGGTGAACTCTGCACCTGCGATTTATCAGCAATAACCAAATTGTCAGTTTCTGCAATTTCCCATCAGCTTCGCATTCTTAAGGATAGAAAGATAGTTACCTATCGTAAGGATGGCAAGAACGTCTTCTATCGTCTAGATGACGAGCACATTAGAGAAATCTTAAGAACAGCGCTCAATCACCTCTCGGAGGTTAGATGA
- a CDS encoding DUF6036 family nucleotidyltransferase, giving the protein MEVYINTPMLILDEEFQRRATKIFENLYLPSIEDLIVTKLMSLERKDYSDIKEVFKLSKNIDFEYLCRRIEQANLKREFNRIARRIGVRTC; this is encoded by the coding sequence ATGGAGGTGTATATAAACACTCCAATGTTAATCTTAGACGAAGAATTTCAAAGAAGAGCAACTAAAATATTCGAGAACTTGTACTTGCCTTCAATCGAGGATTTAATAGTCACGAAGCTAATGTCGCTAGAGAGAAAGGATTATTCTGATATCAAGGAAGTTTTCAAATTAAGCAAGAACATTGATTTTGAATATTTATGCAGAAGAATAGAGCAGGCAAATCTTAAGAGGGAGTTCAATAGAATAGCGAGGAGGATAGGTGTGAGAACATGCTGA
- the bgaS gene encoding beta-galactosidase BgaS: MFPENFYWGVSQSGFQFEMGDKYRRHIDPNTDWWHWVRDKVNIEKGLVSGDLPEDGINSYELYEVDHNLAKDLGLNMYRIGIEWSRIFPWPTTYVDVDYSIDSSYDLVKDIKIDKSILEELDELANQREIAYYRRVISSLRDKGFKVIVNLNHFTLPHWLHDPITAREKALTNSRNGWINKRTVIEFAKFAAYIAYKFGDIVDMWSTFNEPMVVVELGYLAPYSGFPPGVMNPEAAKLAMLNMINAHALAYKMIKKFDKEKADKDSKEAADVGIIYNNIGVAYPENHRNEKDIKAAENDNFFHSRLFLEAITWGKLNIEFDGETFVNLPYLKGNDWIGINYYTREVVKWSDPMFPTLPLITFKGVPGYGYACRPGMSSKSGNPVSDMGWEIYPEGIYNSIVEAERYGVPLYITENGIADSKDVLRPYYIVSHLAVIEEAYEEGHEVRGYLHWALTDNYEWPLGFRMRFGLYEVNLITKERKPRKRSVEVFSRIISEGTTKGLQDEFRLKVRGERYENDSG, encoded by the coding sequence ATGTTCCCAGAGAACTTTTACTGGGGTGTCTCACAGTCAGGATTTCAGTTTGAGATGGGGGATAAATATAGGAGGCATATAGATCCAAACACTGACTGGTGGCACTGGGTTAGGGACAAAGTGAACATTGAAAAGGGCCTCGTTAGTGGAGATCTACCTGAAGACGGCATCAACAGTTATGAACTTTATGAAGTAGATCATAATCTGGCGAAGGATTTAGGTCTCAACATGTATCGTATAGGAATTGAGTGGAGTAGAATATTTCCCTGGCCGACGACTTATGTTGATGTTGATTATTCTATCGATAGCTCATATGACCTAGTAAAAGATATCAAAATAGACAAGAGCATTCTAGAGGAGCTTGATGAGCTTGCAAATCAAAGGGAGATTGCTTACTATAGGAGAGTCATCTCAAGCTTAAGAGATAAGGGATTCAAGGTTATCGTTAATCTTAATCACTTTACATTGCCACATTGGCTCCATGATCCAATAACCGCAAGAGAAAAAGCGCTAACGAACAGTAGAAATGGTTGGATAAACAAGAGAACGGTAATTGAGTTTGCTAAATTTGCAGCTTATATTGCGTACAAATTTGGCGATATCGTTGACATGTGGAGCACTTTTAACGAACCTATGGTTGTAGTTGAGCTAGGTTACCTAGCCCCATACTCCGGATTCCCCCCAGGAGTCATGAATCCCGAAGCTGCAAAGTTGGCTATGCTCAACATGATAAATGCGCATGCCCTTGCGTATAAGATGATAAAGAAATTTGACAAAGAAAAAGCTGACAAAGATTCAAAAGAGGCTGCTGATGTTGGAATAATTTACAACAACATAGGGGTTGCCTATCCAGAGAATCACAGAAATGAAAAGGATATCAAGGCAGCCGAGAATGACAACTTCTTCCACAGCAGATTATTCTTGGAGGCCATAACATGGGGGAAACTCAACATTGAGTTTGACGGTGAAACATTTGTCAACTTGCCTTACCTAAAAGGTAATGATTGGATTGGAATTAACTACTATACTAGAGAAGTTGTTAAATGGAGTGATCCCATGTTTCCAACACTGCCATTGATAACTTTCAAAGGAGTTCCGGGATATGGTTACGCTTGTAGGCCGGGAATGTCATCAAAATCGGGAAATCCAGTTAGTGATATGGGCTGGGAGATATACCCTGAGGGAATATATAACTCGATTGTTGAGGCGGAAAGATATGGGGTACCTCTGTATATAACGGAGAATGGAATCGCCGACTCAAAGGATGTTCTAAGGCCCTACTATATTGTAAGCCACTTAGCCGTGATAGAGGAAGCTTATGAAGAGGGCCATGAAGTGAGGGGTTATCTCCATTGGGCCCTAACTGATAACTATGAGTGGCCATTAGGATTTAGAATGCGCTTTGGTCTCTACGAAGTAAACTTAATAACAAAGGAAAGAAAACCTAGGAAGAGGAGTGTTGAAGTTTTTAGTAGGATAATTTCAGAGGGGACGACAAAAGGCCTACAAGACGAGTTCAGACTCAAAGTTAGGGGGGAGAGATATGAAAACGATAGCGGTTGA
- a CDS encoding ABC transporter permease — MMSGIKRYLLRKTMIYILTFFFAVTIDFIIPRIMPGDPIAVLLSRFATLPEATKYLHSYFVQAFGLDKPLWEQYISFWKAVLHGDLGISIYYYPKPVAEILKEALPYDLALLFPALVASWFVGNWLGALAGKNKKLDNYLMPIFYFLQASPYFWFAILLSYLFTFKLGWFPISGAYSYGIIPSLSWEFIKDYLHHWTLPFLSLFMVQLGGWAIGMRNMIIYEIEADYIRYLESLGVSEKILMKHAFKNAMLPQVTGLALQLGLLVAGNVTVQVVFSYPGIGYVLMQGIMNQDYFLIQGAFLVIILTVLVANFVIDLLYAIIDPRVRISYTEEGA, encoded by the coding sequence ATGATGTCAGGAATAAAGAGGTATCTCCTAAGGAAAACCATGATCTACATCCTGACATTTTTCTTTGCAGTTACAATAGATTTCATAATCCCCAGGATAATGCCTGGTGATCCAATAGCAGTCCTCTTATCAAGATTTGCAACACTTCCAGAAGCTACCAAATATTTACATAGCTATTTCGTTCAAGCCTTCGGATTAGATAAGCCCCTGTGGGAGCAATACATATCGTTTTGGAAAGCCGTTCTTCATGGTGATTTGGGCATAAGTATTTACTATTACCCAAAACCCGTTGCTGAAATATTAAAGGAAGCCCTTCCATATGATCTCGCCCTTTTGTTTCCGGCTTTAGTTGCAAGCTGGTTTGTTGGAAACTGGCTTGGAGCTCTTGCAGGTAAGAATAAGAAACTCGACAATTACCTCATGCCAATCTTCTACTTCCTCCAAGCCTCACCATATTTTTGGTTTGCTATCCTGCTATCATACTTATTCACGTTCAAACTTGGATGGTTTCCCATATCTGGAGCGTATAGCTATGGTATAATTCCCTCCCTTAGCTGGGAGTTCATAAAAGATTATCTCCATCACTGGACGCTTCCATTTTTGAGCCTTTTCATGGTTCAACTTGGCGGATGGGCTATAGGAATGAGGAACATGATAATATATGAAATTGAAGCTGACTATATTCGGTATCTGGAATCTTTAGGTGTTAGTGAGAAGATCCTCATGAAGCATGCTTTCAAGAACGCCATGTTGCCTCAGGTAACTGGGCTAGCCCTACAGCTTGGCCTACTTGTAGCTGGAAACGTTACGGTTCAAGTTGTATTTTCGTACCCGGGGATTGGATACGTCCTAATGCAGGGTATAATGAACCAAGATTACTTCCTAATTCAAGGGGCATTTCTCGTGATAATCCTTACAGTCTTGGTTGCAAACTTCGTGATTGATCTCCTCTATGCGATCATAGATCCCAGGGTAAGGATAAGTTACACGGAGGAGGGAGCTTGA
- a CDS encoding ferritin family protein, with protein MRVVDALALALEVEKAELKFYLEMAKIAREEKARKMFLFLANEELEHWKIFEEKLIEALLRHCEKPNIDEEALEKLTPKMEGEVSEIKAVEVGMMQEKKTWEFYEKLAEEVEDEEVKKTLKELAKVEEGHYELLKAQYDSVAKTGIWMDYQDFSLEVD; from the coding sequence ATGAGGGTTGTAGACGCTCTTGCACTTGCTTTGGAGGTAGAAAAGGCCGAGCTTAAGTTTTATCTCGAAATGGCCAAGATAGCTAGGGAGGAGAAAGCTAGGAAGATGTTCCTATTTCTGGCAAATGAAGAGCTAGAACACTGGAAAATATTTGAGGAAAAGCTAATCGAGGCACTTCTAAGGCACTGTGAGAAGCCTAACATAGATGAGGAAGCCCTGGAAAAGTTGACCCCTAAGATGGAAGGTGAAGTCAGTGAAATAAAAGCAGTAGAAGTTGGAATGATGCAAGAAAAGAAGACTTGGGAGTTCTACGAGAAGCTTGCTGAGGAAGTCGAGGATGAAGAGGTAAAGAAAACCTTAAAAGAGCTGGCAAAGGTTGAAGAAGGCCACTACGAGCTCTTAAAGGCTCAATACGATTCAGTGGCCAAAACGGGAATCTGGATGGATTATCAGGACTTCAGTCTTGAGGTCGATTAA
- a CDS encoding DUF371 domain-containing protein, which yields MPREIIRCRGHENVKATHKSTLEITKENFLTPRGDCIICISADKALKDLSDEIKSLIRKGKRVRILIKVGDLVDEVIACGHETLSLESSTSIVIRKSDYVDGRTLAIRANKSARDIDRRIVERLKDPNTIATIEIIVDDD from the coding sequence ATGCCCAGGGAAATAATAAGGTGCAGGGGTCACGAGAACGTTAAAGCCACTCACAAGTCTACTTTGGAAATAACTAAGGAGAACTTTTTAACGCCGAGGGGTGATTGCATAATATGCATATCAGCCGATAAAGCCCTTAAAGACCTTTCCGATGAAATAAAATCCTTGATACGGAAAGGGAAAAGGGTTAGGATTTTGATAAAAGTTGGAGATTTAGTTGATGAAGTTATAGCATGCGGCCATGAGACTTTATCCCTTGAAAGTTCAACCTCAATTGTAATAAGGAAGAGCGACTACGTAGATGGTAGAACCCTCGCGATTAGGGCTAACAAATCCGCAAGGGATATAGATAGGAGGATTGTAGAAAGACTGAAGGATCCGAACACCATAGCGACGATAGAGATAATCGTGGATGATGATTAG
- a CDS encoding PIN domain-containing protein, with the protein MLPERISFGPISFLKITRKQNKEILEFILAEFQVFLPLPAVNSYLMTKGLLGRDIDEEIKILREVFTIVEVSDQLIRKMAELGGALVKEGIVPNFSDLITAASAIITESLLVVNDKKVKDYEIFSKYGLDVISYTKFLEEIESLAEEEAKRVAK; encoded by the coding sequence ATGCTTCCAGAGAGAATTTCCTTTGGTCCGATTTCTTTTCTTAAGATAACTCGAAAACAAAACAAGGAGATTCTTGAGTTTATCCTTGCAGAATTTCAAGTTTTCTTGCCTCTTCCCGCAGTAAACTCCTATCTCATGACTAAGGGTTTATTAGGAAGGGATATTGACGAAGAGATTAAGATTTTGAGGGAGGTATTTACTATTGTGGAAGTCTCGGATCAGTTAATAAGAAAAATGGCCGAACTTGGAGGGGCCCTTGTAAAGGAAGGCATTGTTCCTAACTTCTCAGATCTTATAACAGCAGCTTCTGCTATTATTACTGAGTCCTTACTTGTAGTGAATGACAAGAAAGTTAAGGATTATGAAATTTTCTCAAAGTACGGCTTGGATGTTATAAGTTATACAAAGTTCTTGGAGGAAATAGAGAGCTTAGCTGAGGAAGAGGCAAAGAGAGTAGCAAAATAG
- a CDS encoding ABC transporter substrate-binding protein, producing the protein MKKLVAAIVVGLFILSISAQHYVVAGEIQLPRNETLYVGGGLWSQPNNFNPTVSWAAVTGTIGLIYETLFIYDPLKDKLEPWLAESGKWISDNTYRVVLKEGLTWQDGKPLTAEDVKFTFDYAKEHKGLSYSPIWGWLKEVKVVDNRTVDFIFSEPHYEEWKYWLYNIAIIPEHIWKNIDKPESFANTENPIGSGMYKLYKTDQMRFILVRNDKWWGIKYYGKPAPKYIVYVIVYSNNLALSMLVKGDLDWSNFFIPGVPDVKAKYGIVTWYDKQPYHLPINTAFLFLNTQKPPLNNPMFRRAIAYAINPKEIAARASQNQVKPADPTGLLIDYPVFKKIYYPEAVKKYGFTYDPAKANEILDQLGYKDINGDGYRETPDGKPLKFTIEVPYGWTDWMEMARVISEQLQMVGIRVDPKFPDYGKYWDDLTKGNFDMIINNFGSQVYATPWQWFNWVFYPDVAPIGKPTYSGNWGRYKNERVAELLRLINTEKDENKKIQYYHELQEIFLKDLPYIPLIYNGAWFEASTQYWTNWPTEHNPYALPITWQNYWQMGGLKVLLNIKPAKATTTSSPTTTPTKTTSSPTSTPTPTQTPSTSSPTATSTSPTETTTKGGICGPALLVGIAVVPILLRKRRK; encoded by the coding sequence ATGAAAAAACTAGTGGCAGCCATAGTTGTTGGGTTGTTCATTTTGAGTATTTCTGCTCAACACTACGTGGTGGCTGGAGAAATTCAACTTCCTCGCAACGAAACCCTTTATGTTGGCGGTGGCCTTTGGAGTCAACCAAATAACTTCAATCCCACCGTCAGCTGGGCAGCCGTTACCGGAACGATAGGACTTATATATGAAACTTTGTTCATATATGATCCACTCAAGGACAAACTTGAACCTTGGCTAGCTGAAAGTGGTAAATGGATATCGGACAATACGTATAGGGTGGTTCTCAAAGAGGGTCTCACTTGGCAGGATGGGAAACCGCTAACAGCAGAAGACGTAAAATTTACTTTTGACTATGCTAAGGAACATAAAGGTCTAAGCTATTCCCCGATTTGGGGATGGTTAAAGGAAGTAAAGGTCGTTGACAATAGGACGGTTGATTTCATATTTAGCGAACCTCATTACGAGGAGTGGAAGTACTGGCTTTATAATATTGCAATAATCCCAGAGCATATTTGGAAGAACATAGATAAACCGGAGAGCTTTGCAAATACCGAAAATCCAATTGGCTCTGGAATGTATAAGCTTTACAAGACTGATCAAATGAGATTTATCCTTGTTAGGAATGATAAGTGGTGGGGAATAAAGTACTATGGAAAGCCAGCTCCCAAGTACATAGTCTATGTAATAGTCTACAGTAACAACTTGGCCCTATCAATGCTTGTTAAGGGGGACCTTGACTGGAGCAATTTCTTCATCCCAGGGGTTCCAGATGTTAAAGCAAAATACGGCATAGTTACGTGGTACGACAAGCAACCTTATCACCTCCCAATAAATACAGCATTCCTGTTCTTGAACACTCAAAAACCTCCACTTAATAATCCGATGTTTAGGCGTGCAATTGCATACGCCATAAACCCGAAAGAGATAGCTGCAAGAGCTTCCCAAAATCAAGTTAAACCAGCGGATCCAACGGGCCTTCTAATCGATTATCCAGTCTTTAAGAAGATATACTATCCAGAAGCAGTTAAGAAGTATGGCTTTACATACGATCCAGCTAAGGCCAATGAAATTCTCGATCAACTTGGATACAAGGACATAAATGGTGATGGATACAGAGAAACTCCCGATGGGAAACCTCTAAAGTTCACAATTGAAGTTCCTTATGGTTGGACGGACTGGATGGAGATGGCTAGAGTCATAAGTGAACAGCTCCAGATGGTAGGAATTAGGGTAGATCCAAAGTTCCCAGATTACGGCAAATACTGGGATGACTTAACTAAGGGCAACTTTGACATGATAATAAACAACTTCGGAAGCCAGGTTTATGCAACTCCTTGGCAGTGGTTCAACTGGGTTTTCTATCCAGATGTAGCTCCAATTGGCAAGCCAACGTATTCAGGAAACTGGGGTAGATACAAGAACGAGCGTGTTGCCGAACTTTTAAGACTCATAAATACTGAAAAGGACGAGAACAAGAAAATCCAATACTACCACGAACTCCAAGAGATCTTCCTTAAGGATCTGCCATACATACCGTTGATATATAACGGAGCATGGTTTGAGGCGAGCACTCAATACTGGACTAACTGGCCGACAGAACACAACCCATACGCGTTGCCGATAACTTGGCAGAACTACTGGCAGATGGGTGGGCTTAAAGTACTGCTCAACATAAAACCTGCAAAGGCCACTACAACGTCCTCTCCAACTACGACCCCAACGAAGACGACATCATCTCCAACCTCTACTCCAACCCCCACCCAAACACCTTCAACTTCATCTCCAACCGCAACAAGTACCTCTCCAACTGAAACTACAACCAAGGGAGGAATATGTGGGCCAGCGTTGCTCGTTGGAATTGCAGTAGTCCCAATACTTTTAAGGAAACGCCGTAAATAA
- the tsaA gene encoding tRNA (N6-threonylcarbamoyladenosine(37)-N6)-methyltransferase TrmO has product MSFKLIPIGYIRKGADTFIEILPEFLDAIEGLQDGDWIKLILWFHKSDKPELRKILKVHPYGNPKNPLRGVFATRSPYRPNPLALYTVKIREISDNRIYIDWIDADDGTPVVDIKIFVERYDCPNESIEEREVNIPKGRIIGELNIIPRKSDHLDELEEVSPDEFDAVIIELGNKTTVLSARELTELIEVLKEIYDELPVEIKDKLRVNRPQD; this is encoded by the coding sequence ATGAGCTTCAAGTTAATCCCCATAGGGTATATAAGGAAAGGTGCCGACACCTTCATAGAGATTCTACCGGAATTTCTAGATGCGATCGAAGGTCTTCAGGATGGAGACTGGATAAAGCTCATTCTCTGGTTCCATAAGAGCGATAAGCCTGAGTTGAGGAAAATCTTAAAGGTTCACCCTTATGGGAACCCTAAGAATCCTTTAAGAGGTGTGTTCGCAACACGCTCCCCCTATAGGCCGAATCCCCTAGCCCTTTACACGGTTAAAATCCGGGAAATATCGGATAATAGAATCTATATTGACTGGATAGATGCAGATGATGGAACGCCGGTTGTGGACATAAAGATATTCGTTGAACGCTACGACTGTCCAAACGAGAGTATAGAGGAAAGGGAAGTTAACATTCCAAAAGGAAGGATAATTGGAGAGCTTAACATAATACCTAGGAAGAGTGATCACCTAGATGAGCTCGAAGAGGTTTCACCTGACGAATTCGATGCCGTGATAATTGAGCTAGGCAATAAAACAACGGTTCTCTCTGCAAGGGAATTAACAGAGTTAATCGAGGTATTAAAAGAGATATATGACGAGCTTCCGGTCGAGATAAAGGATAAATTGAGGGTTAATCGACCTCAAGACTGA
- a CDS encoding heavy metal translocating P-type ATPase, which translates to MPRKLKLEGLDCASCAYEIEEALRKEGFKFAVVNFATKEAIIEGDIEKAKEVIKKVEPDVEVVEEVHIHDHAHGEFEKRTIYFIGISLVLFTIGILMRYYYAIDNTLVFGLFLASYLISGWKVLKSAIVNSLNGNVFDENFLIAVATIGAFLIKEYPEGVAVMLFYVIGEFLQDMAVDKSRRSIKALLALKAEYANLVRDGTVVKVKPEELKVGDIIIVKPGEKVPVDGVIIEGTSSVDTSALTGESMPRTVKEGDEILSGMINLTGLLKVRVTRELSESTVSRILELVENASARKAKTEKFITRFAHYYTPAVVGIATLIATVPPLVFKESFTSWVYRALVILVISCPCALVLSIPLGYFGGIGRAAKEGILIKGSNYLDALKDASIVAFDKTGTLTKGVFKVTKIETRNGFTEEEILRFAALAEAHSNHPIAKAIREAYGKEINEAEITEYEEIAGHGVRARIDSVEVMVGNDKLLHRSNIEHDTCKVKGTIAHVVIDGQYAGYIVISDEIKEDAHLAVKELKRLGVRKVVMVTGDSRDVAEEIAKQLGLDGFYAELLPEDKVKIIEKLEKEKGNGKLVFVGDGINDAPVLARADVGVAMGALGSDAAIETADVVIMDDKPSKLPKAIQIARKTQRIVWENIIFALGVKLAFIGLGIFGKATMWEAVFADVGVALIAVFNAMRVLR; encoded by the coding sequence ATGCCTCGGAAGCTTAAGTTAGAAGGTTTAGACTGCGCAAGTTGTGCGTACGAGATAGAGGAGGCTCTTAGGAAAGAAGGCTTTAAGTTCGCTGTCGTAAACTTTGCCACGAAAGAGGCAATTATAGAAGGTGACATTGAGAAGGCCAAAGAAGTTATTAAGAAAGTTGAACCTGATGTAGAGGTCGTTGAGGAAGTGCATATTCACGATCATGCCCATGGTGAGTTTGAAAAAAGGACAATATACTTTATTGGAATCTCGCTAGTTCTCTTCACTATAGGCATTTTAATGCGCTACTACTATGCCATAGATAATACTCTCGTCTTTGGACTCTTTCTTGCAAGCTATCTTATCTCCGGTTGGAAAGTTCTAAAGAGTGCCATTGTTAACTCCCTTAATGGCAACGTCTTCGATGAGAACTTTCTAATAGCTGTAGCCACTATTGGCGCTTTCTTAATCAAAGAATACCCTGAGGGCGTGGCGGTTATGCTTTTCTATGTCATCGGGGAGTTCCTCCAAGATATGGCTGTAGATAAGTCAAGGCGTTCAATAAAAGCATTACTTGCCCTTAAAGCTGAGTACGCTAACTTAGTTAGAGATGGAACCGTAGTTAAAGTTAAGCCTGAGGAGCTTAAAGTAGGGGACATAATTATCGTCAAGCCCGGCGAGAAGGTTCCTGTTGACGGTGTTATTATTGAAGGAACGTCAAGTGTTGATACCTCTGCGCTAACAGGTGAAAGTATGCCAAGAACCGTTAAGGAAGGAGATGAGATTTTATCAGGCATGATTAACCTTACTGGCCTTTTAAAGGTTCGCGTCACTAGGGAGCTTAGTGAATCGACAGTTTCAAGAATCCTTGAACTCGTGGAGAACGCTAGTGCTAGAAAAGCGAAGACCGAGAAGTTCATAACGCGCTTCGCTCACTATTACACACCAGCGGTAGTTGGAATAGCCACCCTTATAGCCACAGTCCCACCGCTCGTATTTAAAGAGTCCTTTACTTCCTGGGTATATAGGGCTCTTGTAATATTGGTTATCTCATGCCCCTGTGCTTTAGTTCTCTCGATACCTCTAGGTTACTTTGGGGGCATTGGAAGGGCCGCTAAGGAAGGTATACTCATAAAAGGATCTAATTACCTTGATGCACTTAAGGACGCTAGCATAGTTGCCTTCGATAAAACAGGAACACTAACCAAGGGCGTCTTTAAGGTAACAAAAATAGAAACAAGGAATGGTTTTACTGAGGAGGAAATACTAAGGTTTGCGGCACTTGCAGAGGCACATTCGAATCATCCAATAGCTAAGGCAATAAGAGAAGCCTATGGTAAAGAGATAAACGAGGCCGAGATCACGGAATACGAGGAGATAGCTGGTCATGGCGTTAGGGCGAGAATAGATAGTGTCGAAGTAATGGTAGGAAATGACAAGTTGTTGCATCGTTCTAACATTGAGCACGACACTTGCAAAGTGAAAGGAACAATTGCCCACGTCGTTATAGATGGTCAGTATGCCGGTTACATAGTGATATCTGATGAAATAAAAGAGGATGCACATCTTGCGGTAAAAGAGCTCAAACGCCTAGGTGTCAGGAAAGTTGTTATGGTCACTGGAGATAGTAGGGATGTTGCTGAGGAAATAGCGAAGCAACTAGGACTTGACGGTTTTTATGCGGAACTCCTTCCAGAGGACAAAGTGAAAATTATTGAGAAGCTTGAGAAGGAAAAAGGGAATGGAAAACTCGTGTTTGTTGGGGATGGCATAAATGATGCCCCTGTACTTGCTAGGGCCGATGTTGGGGTTGCAATGGGGGCCCTTGGAAGTGATGCAGCTATAGAAACGGCTGATGTTGTCATAATGGATGACAAGCCATCTAAGTTACCAAAGGCTATTCAGATTGCTAGGAAGACTCAGAGAATAGTATGGGAAAATATAATCTTCGCTCTTGGCGTTAAGCTGGCCTTTATAGGTCTAGGAATTTTTGGAAAAGCCACTATGTGGGAAGCCGTGTTTGCAGATGTTGGTGTTGCTCTTATAGCTGTCTTTAACGCGATGAGAGTCTTAAGGTGA
- a CDS encoding ABC transporter permease — protein MSLKSTLKIALKNKKFKVGFIIVIIMALIALFGPLITPFDNMGYYPLKFGNTTYPKPGTPALPPMSSDTIYGPEGIVNVTHYLGTDSFGRDIYAQLTYGMRSSFLIGITAGGLATILGLLIGFIAGYKGGWIDEVLMMITNIMLVIPTMALLIIIAAYLPYRGVGIESVIIGLTAWPWTARAVRAQTLSLKNREFIHLAKLSGLGDMKIIFDQIMPNIISYVFMVFILQFGGSILAAVGLDFIGLGPTRGMSLGIMLQQAVLWNAVTLGYWWWAIPPGLVIAILITGLYFINTGLDEVFNPRLRGE, from the coding sequence ATGTCCCTAAAGAGCACCCTTAAGATAGCATTGAAAAATAAGAAATTCAAAGTTGGGTTCATAATAGTCATAATAATGGCTCTAATAGCCCTCTTTGGCCCCCTAATTACGCCGTTTGATAACATGGGTTACTATCCTCTAAAGTTCGGCAATACGACGTATCCGAAGCCAGGTACGCCTGCTTTGCCCCCAATGTCAAGTGACACTATATATGGTCCGGAAGGTATTGTAAACGTTACGCATTACTTGGGAACCGATAGTTTTGGTAGAGATATATATGCCCAGCTAACCTACGGAATGAGATCATCTTTCTTGATTGGAATCACGGCCGGGGGATTGGCGACTATCCTGGGATTACTAATTGGATTCATAGCGGGATACAAGGGAGGATGGATCGATGAGGTTCTTATGATGATAACCAACATAATGCTGGTCATACCAACGATGGCCCTACTAATCATAATAGCGGCTTACCTTCCTTATCGTGGGGTTGGTATAGAGAGCGTTATCATAGGCTTAACGGCATGGCCATGGACTGCAAGAGCTGTAAGGGCTCAAACTCTCTCATTAAAGAACAGGGAATTCATACACTTGGCGAAGCTTTCTGGCCTCGGTGACATGAAGATAATTTTTGACCAGATAATGCCAAACATAATATCCTACGTTTTTATGGTCTTTATTTTGCAGTTTGGAGGTTCCATATTAGCAGCAGTTGGGCTAGACTTCATCGGTCTAGGGCCTACCAGAGGAATGTCCCTGGGAATCATGCTCCAGCAGGCAGTTCTCTGGAATGCAGTGACCCTAGGGTATTGGTGGTGGGCAATTCCTCCAGGACTCGTAATTGCAATTTTGATAACTGGACTGTACTTCATTAACACAGGTTTAGACGAGGTGTTTAATCCTAGGCTTAGGGGTGAGTAG